From [Flavobacterium] thermophilum:
TGCGGGTCGGCCTCCTCGCAGCGATGACAAAGGAAGCCCGCCTCCTTGACCGAAAACGAGACGCTCCCTTCTGTCGCCCCGCAGCGCGCGCAACGGTCAAGCACCGGCGGAATGCCGAGCACTGGGAGCATTTTCATCTCATAAATCAACGCCATGATCTCTAAATCGCGCCCTTCGCTCATATACTGTAACGTCTGCCGCAACAGCTCAAACAAGTACGGATTGCGCTTTTGCTCTTCTGTGCTTTTGTCGGTGAGCTCCACAATATACGCGGCATAGGCAGCGGCAAACAAATCTTCACGCAGCGCCCGCATCGAATCAATGAGCTCCCCTTGATGGAGAACGCCGACGCCGCGGCTGCGGCGGATCAAATAATGGCCATAGGCGAGCGGCTGCGTAACAGCAGAAAGGCGGCTGCTTGGCTTTTTCGCACCTCGCGCCATCACAGCCACCTTTCCCCATTCCCTTGTAAACAATGTGACAATTTTATTCGTCTCGCCATAATCGATGGTCCGCATCACGATCGCTTCACACTTTTCAAACATTGAACCACCACCAATTGGGCCAGCGACGATGCTAAGAGATCGGCTGGTCGATTTCTTTCTGGTCGGTGTTCTGCTCCTCACCGCCGAGCCGCTGCTCCCGTTCCAACTCTTTAAACAACAAGTACGTATCGATATTGCCTGTTTGGCTAAACAACTTCCACGTAAACTCAAGCATGGAATGACACCTCTTTCCGCCTGCAGGCATTGCATATTGGTGGTTTTACCTATAGGTTGGCTCGGTCAAAACCCGTTTATGTCGCGTAAAATTTTCTAGCCGTCAATACTCGTCCTCGCGAAACCCGAAGTCGCGCAACTGCGAAAGGCGGTTGCGCCAGTCCTTTTGCACCTTCACCCACAGCTCCAAAAACACTTTGGATCCAAGCAGCGCCTCAATGTCAGCGCGCGCCCGCTGTCCGATTTCCTTTAACATCCGGCCTTGCTTGCCGATGATGATCCCTTTTTGCGAATCGCGCTCAACAACGATGACAGCCCCGACGTAAACCGTGCCCGTCTCTTCGCGCCGCTCAATGCGTTCGACGACGACGGCGATCGAATGTGGAACTTCCTCGCGCGTCAAGTGAAGCGCCTTCTCGCGAATGAGCTCGGCGATGATAAACTGCTCCGGATGGTCGGTGACTTGATCCGGCGGATAATATTGCGGTCCTTCCGGCAACCGCTCTTTAATTTGCTCCAGCAGACGCTCGACATTGTTTCCTTCAAGCGCTGAAATCGGCACAATTTCCGCAAACGGGTGCAAATCCTTGTACTGGTCAATGAGCGGCAGCAGCTCATCCGGGTGAACGCGGTCGATTTTGTTGATCACCAAAAACACCGGCGTATCGACTTCTTTCAAGCGCTCCATAATGAACGCCTCGCCGCGCCCAAACCCTTCCTCGGCATTGACCATAAACAAAATCAAATCGACTTCGCGCAGCGCATTGAGCGCCACTTTCATCATAAAATCGCCGAGTTTATGCTTCGGTTTATGCACCCCGGGAGTGTCGATAAAAATGATTTGCGCGTCCTCATCCGTGTACACGCCTTGGATTTTATTGCGCGTCGTCTGCGGCTTGTCGCTCATAATGGCGATTTTTTGCCCGACGACACGGTTTAAAAACGTCGATTTTCCTACGTTCGGTCTTCCGATAATGGCAACAAACCCTGATTTGTATCCTTCCTTATTCATGCATATCCTCCGCTGAAAAAGCATCTGGCAGCAGTTCTTGAACGGTGACGATTTTGACATCGCCGTTGATATTGGCCAAAATGACTTTCATATCACTTGGGCAAAGCTCAGCGATCACTTGACGGCATGCGCCGCACGGCGGAACTGGGCGGGGAGTGTCGGCAATGACCGCGAGGGCGGCAAACTCCGTTTCCCCTTCGGAATACGCCTTAAACAGCGCGGTCCGCTCCGCGCAATTGCACACGCTGTAAGCGGCGTTTTCAATGTTGCAGCCGCGGTACACACTGCCGTCTTTCGTCAGCAACGCGGCGCCGACTTTGAATTTCGAATAAGGCACGTATGCGAATTCGCGCGCTTTTTTCGCTTCGGCAATGAGCTGTTCGATCTCCATGAATGGCTCTTCCTTTCCTGAAAGCAAACGCTGCTTTCTTTTATTTTACAAAAAATCGCCGCCAATTTCATCATTTGAAACGAAAATGTAACAGAAAAATTAGAATTTTCTCTCTCGTTCGTTCAGCGAAGATGCGGCCAAAACAGCAGCGCCCCGATGATGACAGCAACCCCGGCAGCCACGAGCACAGCCGCAGCAGCGATATCTTTCGCCGCTTTCGCCAGCGGGTGAAACTCCCCTGTCACCAAGTCGACCGTGCGCTCGATGGCTGTATTCACCAGCTCGAGTGTAACGACCGCACCAACTGTCAGCACTAACACAATCCACTCCCAGCGCGACAGCCCGACAGCGAAACCGAGCGCAAAGGCAACAACGGCGGCCGCCAAGTGAAAACGCAAATGCGCCTCCTCCTTCACCGCCGCCTTCATTCCCGCCCAAGCCCAGGCGAAACGATCCCGTTCCCTCGCACCTCGCATGGCTATCGCGTCAATCCGAACCGCGTCAATATTTCCTCTTGCTTGGCAAACATGACGCGCTCTTCCTCTTCCGTTTCGTGGTCATAGCCAAGCAAATGCAAAAAACCGTGCACAGCCAAAAACCCGAGCTCGCGCATGAACGAATGCCCGTATTCCGCCGCTTGCTCTTTCGCCTTCGGAATGGAGATGACGATGTCGCCAAGCACCAGCGGCATATCGGCGCCGATGATGTCGACTTCGCCCTCTCCTTCCTCTTCCAACGCGAACGAAAGCACATCAGTCGGAGCGTCTTTGCCGCGATAGTCGCGGTTCATCAGGCGAATGCGCTCGTTGTCCACGAATGAGACGCCCACTTCCGCCCCGTCCGGCACGTTCTCGCTCGCTGCCGCTTCGCGAAGGAGTTGCTCGAGCATCTCAAGCTGCTCTGCGGTCACTTCGCCCGTTTCGTCGATAAAGTCGATGTGAATGGTCATGCATGCTTCACCTTTTCCTTTCGTACTTCCGGGTATTCAATGCGCGAATGGAAGACGCCGTTGAGCGTCTCACAAAGCGAACGGGCGACGATCTCCAACTCTTTCATCGTGATGTCGCACTCGTTCAACTGGTTGTCCTGCAGGCGGTCGGCGATGATCCCCCGGACGATCTTTTCGATTTTTTCCTGCGAGGGGTTGGCCAACGAACGGACAGCCGCCTCGACGCTGTCGGCAATGTTGATGACCGCCGCCTCTTTCGTCTGCGGCTTCGGCCCGGGATAGCGGAACTCGGCTTCGGAGACCACTCCCGTTTGCTCGAGCGCTTTATGATAAAAATACTTGAGCAGCGTCGTGCCATGATGCTGTTCGGCGATGTCGACAATCTCCTTTGGCAGCCGGTGCTTGCGAAGCAAGGCGACGCCGTCGGTGACATGGGCGATAATAATATTTTTGCTCAATTGCGGCGACAAATGATCGTGCGGATTGCCGCCCATTTGGTTTTCAATGAAATAGCGGGGCCGCTTTGTCTTGCCGATGTCGTGGTAATAGCAGGCGACGCGCGCTAGCAAGCCGTCGGCGCCGATCGCCTCGCACGCCGCTTCCGCCAAATTGGCGACCATGATGCTGTGATGATACGTCCCCGGCGCCTCCGTCAACAATTTGCGCAACAGCGGGTGATTTGGATTCGACAGCTCAATGAGGCGAAGCGGCGACAAAATGCCGAATGCCGTCTCAAACACCGGCAGCAGCCCGATCGTCAAAATGGCGGAGAAAATGCCGGAGGCCGCCGCCATGAGAAGAAAAAGGCCGATCTCAGCCAGCGAGTAGCGGCCATTTTTCATTAGCAACAACGATAGGAGCAAACCCGTATTGACGACGGCAACAAGCACACCGGCCCGCCAAATTTTCGCCTTCGCCAGCTCCTTCGGCAGGCAAAACGTCCCAGCCAGGCCGCCAGCGAGCAAATAAACAGCCAAGGACACCGATACGGCGCCAGTCGCCCCGATTTCTTCATTAAACAAGATGCTGCCGCACACCGCCCCAATGATGGCGGTCATCACCGCCAGCCGCTCGCCAAGCAGCACGCGGACAAGCATCGGACCGAACGCTGCCGGAACGAGATAGCCGGCCGAAACGGCCCCGCCGGACGGCAGCAGGCGAATGAGCACCGTCACCGCCATCATCAACGTGAACACCGCTGCATAAAGCAGCAAGTTTTCATTCGTCTTCTCGGCGCGGAAATAGTAAACGAGCGGCGCAAGCAAGAGCAGCACGAACAAACAAAGCCCCGCGGCCGGCCAATGCGGGCGTCCGCCGCCAAGCAGGCCGACGAGCTCAAGCCGGTGGTAAATGTCACTCGTAATAAATTGCCCTTCCTCCACGATCACTTGCCCTTGCAAAATTTTCACCGGCTTCACTTCATCCATCGCCTGCCGCCGCTTTTCTTCCGTCGCCGTCCGGTCGTAGACGACGTTCGGAATGACAGCCTGCCGGCACAACTTGGCGACGGTTTCGCGCAACGCCGGCGACAGCGCCGCATACTTGAGCTCTGTCGCTGCTTTCGCGCGCGCCTCGTCAAGCTCCGCCTGGGAAATGCGCTCGCTCATGGCCGCATGCACGGCCGTCAACGCTGCTTCTTTGGCTGTCTCGAGTTCACCGGGAGAAGCGCTGAGCAGCCGCCGCCATTCTTCAGAGGACAGGTAGGCAAACCACTCCGGCGGCAGCCGTTCCTCGAGCTTCGCTGTCAAATCACCGGGCGAACGGCCCGAACCCGCCTCGTTTTGCACGCTCTCAATGGCGGCAAACAGCGAGGAAAGAAGATCGACACGGTTTTCGGCATATTCTTTTTTCAACGTATAAACGTCTGCCACTTTGGCGGCTGCTTCTTCTTTCAGCCTGGCTGTCGCTTCTTTGTCCTCAACCGTCACCGGCGAGCGGATCGTTTCTTTAGCGACGTCAAACAGGCGCAGCTCATATTGGCGCGGTTTCACTTGCCAGTACAACACAGCAAACAACAGCGCAGCCAAAAACAAAAACAGCCAAAAGCGGACGAAGCGGACGTCTTTTGTCCGCTCGAGAAAAAAACGAAGCCTTCCCACCGGTTTTCCCCTCGCTTTGTAAGAAAAGCTGCGCCATCCATCCCGGTCTGTGCTCTATAAGCCGGCCTCATCGTAGGCATTAATAATTTTCGCCACAAGCGGATGGCGGACAACATCAGACTGCTCCAAAAACACAAAAGCAATGCCGCTGATGGAAGCCAAAATGCGCTTCGCGACCGACAGCCCCGACTCGACTCCTTTTGGCAGGTCGACTTGGGAAATATCGCCGGTGATCACCATTTTTGACCCAAAACCAAGCCGGGTTAAAAACATTTTCATTTGCGCCGGCGTCGTATTTTGCGCTTCGTCCAGAATGACGAACGCATCCTCAAGCGTCCGGCCACGCATATAGGCGAGCGGAGCGATCTCAATCGTGCCGCGTTCAATGAGGCGCTGCACGTACTCCGCTCCGAGCACGTCGTTTAGCGCATCGTACAGTGGGCGCAAATACGGGTCGACTTTCTCCTTCAAGTCGCCGGGCAAAAAGCCGAGGCTTTCCCCCGCCTCGACAGCCGGTCGGGTCAAAATGATGCGTTTGACGCTGCCGTTTTTCAGCGCCTTCACCGCCATGACAACCGCCAAGTACGTTTTCCCGGTGCCGGCCGGCCCGATGCCAAACGTCAAGTCGTGTTGTTCAATCGCCGCCACGTAATAACGCTGGCCGAGCGTTTTGACGCGGATCGACTTCCCTTTGGCATTTTTCGTAATCTCTTCTTCGTACAGCTGGATGAGGCCGTCAAGCGCCCCTTTTTTCGCCAGCTGGACGGCATAGATGATGTCGCGCTCGCTGACGGCCACCCCTTTGCGGATGACAATCAATAAATGGCGAAGCAGCTCATCGACGAGCTGGACTTGCTGCGGCGTTCCGGAGACGTTGACCGTCTCCCCGCGCGTCACAATCGACACGCCAAGCTCTTCCTCAATCCGCTTTAAATGGGCGTCATGAACGCCAAAGAGCGCCGCCGCTTCCTGTTGATTGCGCACGTGTTGGCTGATCGTGACAAACTGCTCTGACATTCTCAATCTCCTTGAACGATGGGTTGTGGTACAGCAATATTTTCGATGACTTCGTAATGCAATTCTACCCTTACTTTACCATTCTCTTTCGTCTGATGCAAAACTTTTTCGCCACGAATGACCGCCTCTTCCGGCAGCTTGGCCCGCAGCTCGCGGCGGGCGATCTTTTTCGCTTCTGCAAACGCCTCTTCCCACGTATAGCTCCGTTTCACTTCCTCGGCTTCACGAATCGTAACACGCTCGTAATACACCGGCAAGTCCCATTTCCAAAACCGAAACGGCCGCTTTTTCGTTTCGATGACCGTATGGGCGAACGCCGGCTTCTCCCACCCCCAGATTGGAAGGGAAAAGCGGCCCATTGCGATATAATGCCGTTCGGCGAACGCGCCGGTCAACACATGAAACGTCGTCTCAAGCGGCAGGACAACGGTGGACTTGTACCATGTCTCGCCAAGCACCTTTCCGGTCGCCGGTACAAATTTCGTTCTCCCCTCGGCGCCGATCACGCCGGAAACGAGAAGCTGACCTTTTTGTACATAATCATTGACGGAAACGAGCGGTTGTCCTTCTTCAACGAACAAATCGGCGATCACCGCCTCTTTTTTGGCGACTAAATGGCGCGGGGGGATCGGTTCTTTCGGTTCCGGAATTTCTTTTTCCACGACGCGGAAATGCAGCGACGTCCCTTCCCACTCGACGCCGACCCATGTAATGTCATGGATGCGTTCGGTCAGTTTCCTTTGCAACGTTTCCGGGTCATCGAGCAGGAATTGAAACACGCCGCGCTCGACGCCCATCCGTTTTAGTTCGCGGACGATTTGATGTTCTGTCTCGGGGGAGGCGCCTTCAATGTCAATGCTCCACACAACGTTGGACAGCAGAAATACAATGGCCGCAAAAAGGAGCAGCCCGAGCCCAAACCCGCTGTTTCGCCGCGCCCGTCGCCAAAAAAACGGCAACCCTCTTCTCCCGACAAACGAAAGCTTGCACTCGCTTTGCCGGGCGATATGGCGAAACCGCTTGACATCGCTGAGCTTAATGAAAAATGTCGCCGTCTCCCGGCTATGATTTTTCACATTCCATACGGCGATGCCCTGGCGCACGCAGGCGTTGATCAGCCGTTCGATCCCTTTTCCTTCCGCCTTGACACGCACGCTGCCGGCTAACGTGTCAACCCATTCATTTTTCATCGTTTGTCCTCCTCTATATAAACGACTTGGCTGATTTTCCCCTCCAATAAAATTTCTTCCGGCAAAATCGTTTTGATGACAAACTGTTCGCCGCGGACAAGCAGCTGCCCGTTCCGCAGCAAAAGGCGGAGCTCTTTATCGCTGAACGCGAGCAGCCCGCGGTGGTTTTCAATGTAAATATGTATGTGCCCCACCATCGTGATGCGGGGCAGATCCATGACGATATCGGCGGGAAGCTCGAGCTTTTCCGCCATCCACCGCTTCATCTGCTGGCGCCATTTCTTCACCATACAAAAAGACCCCCCTTTCATCTCATATGTATGAGACAAAAGGGGGTTCTAGCACCGCTTTTCAAAAACAACGGGCCCGCCTGCCGGCAAGGCCCATTGCTTGTTTTATGAAAGCTGTTGTTGCACCAATTTATTGACGAGCGAACCGTCCGCTTTGCCTTTCACTTTCGGCATGATGGCGCTCATCACTTTTCCCATATCCGCCTTCGACGAAGCCCCGACTTCCTTGATCGTCTGCTCGATCAGTTCGCGAAGTTCGTCCTCTGTCAGCGGTTTCGGCATATACGACTGAACGATGTCAATTTCGGTTTTTACTTTTTCGACAAGATCTGAACGGCCAGCGTTTTCAAATTCGCGGAGGGAGTCTTTACGCTGCTTCAGTTCACGAGAAAGAACGGTCAGCTCTTCGTCTTCCGAAAGCGGGCTTTTGCCGAGCTTGATCGCCTCGTTTTGCAGCGCCGCCTTCAGCATACGGAGAACAGACAGCTTTTCTTTCTCCTTGTTTTTCATCGCCTGCTTCATATCGTCATTCAAACGATCGAGAAGACTCACCGATTATACACCCTCTTTAATGCATGCTCTTAGTGCTTGCGCTTTCTAGCCGCTTCAGATTTTTTCTTCCGTCTGACGCTTGGTTTTTCATAAAATTCGCGCTTTCTCACTTCTTGCAAAGTACCCGTTTTCGAAACGGCGCGTTTAAAGCGACGAAGAGCGTCGTCGATCGACTCGTTTTTGCGAACGATCGTTTTGGACATCCTGCTTCCCTCCCTCCGAACAACAACCATTGCATATTGTACTTGTCAATTATAATACATGCCGTCGGAAAAGGTCAATAAAAAAAGCGCGATCCCGGCGCCGAAAAAAGTGGTCATCGTCCGCGGACGAGGCCCATACATATAGGATGAAAGGGGAGATCGCCCGTGGGTCCGCTTTTGATGCTGTTTGCCATTTACACCGCCATTTTTCTGATCGGCATGTTCATGATGAAGGCCGGGTTTTACGCGTTATCCGGCCATCGGTTGAAACGATGGCTCATGCGCTTTACCGCTGCGCCATGGCAAGGATTTCTCACCGGGATGGCGGCAACCGCCCTCGTGCAAAGCAGCTCGGCGGTCATGGTGATGACGGTCGGCCTCGTCGCCACCGGCTATTTATCGTTTCGCCAGTCCATCGGCATCATTTTAGGCAGCAACATCGGCTCAACCGTCACAACCGAGCTGATGACACTCGATATCGGCGACGGCGCCATTCCGCTTCTCATCGGCGGCGCACTTCTCGTCTTCATAGGACGCCGCCGCTTCGTTTACAGCATCGGGATGATCGCCGTCGGCCTTGCCGCCTTGCTGTTTGCCATGAACGGCTTCTCCAGCCTCGCCAAGCCGCTCGCCGATTACCCGCTTGTTGACGCCTGGCTCAAGCAAACGAACAGCTCGACCGCCATCGGACTCTTCGTCGGCATTGCCTTGACCGCCCTCGTCCATTCGAGCGCGGCGACGATCGGCATCGCCATGGGGTTTTTAAACGAACAGTTGTTGACGCTTCCAGCCGCCATCGCGATATTGCTTGGCGCCAACATCGGCACGTGCATTACCGGGCTGCTGGCCTCCATCGGTTCAAGCAAAGAAGCCCAGCTGACCGCTTATACCCATTTATGGCTGAACGTCGCCGGCGTTGCCGTCTTTGCCTTCTGGACGGAACCGTTCGCCCGTTTTGCCGCCATGCTCAGCCCGGCGCCGGATGTGCAGCTCGCCCATGTGAGCGTCTTGTTTAACACCATTTGTTCAGCCGCCGCGTTGCCGTTTGTCGGCATCATCGAAACGGCCATCTTGCGTTTGCATGGCCAAAAGCGGGCTTAATAATCGGCGCGCCCAGTTTGGCCGCTGACGATGGCAACCCCGGAGCTCGTCCCGATGCGCGTCGCCCCAGCCTCGATCATCGCCTCAGCTGTTTTCCGGTCGCGAACGCCTCCTGAAGCTTTGACGCCCACATTGTCGCCGACCGTTTTTCGCATCAGCGCGACGTCTTCAACCGTCGCGCCGCCGCCTGAGAACCCAGTCGATGTTTTCACATAGTCAGCGCCCGCTTTCACCGCCAATTGGCAAGCACGCACTTTTTCATCATCCGTCAAAAGCGCCGTTTCAATAATTACTTTCACGAGTGCTTTTCCGGCTGCCGCTTCGACGACGGCGCGAATATCGCGCTCCACCCAGTCGTCGGCTCCGCTTTTTAAGGCGCCGATGTTGATGACCATATCGACTTCGCGCGCACCGTTTTCGATGGCGTTTTTCGTTTCAAACGCTTTCGTTTCCGGCGTTGTCGCTCCAAGCGGAAAGCCGATGACCGTGCAGACGCGGACATCCGTGCCGGAAAGTTCCCGCGCCGCCGTTTTCACCCACGACGGGTTGACGCATACTGAGGCAAACCCGTACTGTTTCGCCTCCGCGCATAATTGAACGATTTGCTCTTCCGTTGCCTCCGGCTTGAGCAGCGTATGGTCGATCATGTTCGCAATGTTCACTGTCATGGACACTCGCCCCTTTCTGCCGCTGCAAAAAAATAAAAGGTCTGACGTCTACCATCATACTATGTCTGCGAGGCAAAAACTAGCCGTCATCTGTATAGTTCCCGAGAAAAAGAAGAAAAAACCCCAGCCGAGGCTGGGGTGTCTGTGCTTGTCTCTCCATATCAGGTTATGAGCTTAACTTTACGGAATGAGCTGCCCCATCCGGCACAATGCGGACAAACTCACCTTCGTTGTACGGGTAGCCGGCTTTCGTGATTTTTACTTTCACGAGTTCGCCGACCATCTCTTCTGTCCCCGGGAAACGGACTTTCAAATAGTTGTCCGTATAGCCGATATACATGCCCGGATGATCTTTGTCTTGCTCTTCTGGAATGACTTCGAGCACGTGCCCTTCAAATCGCGACGCGTATTCTTTCGCCAGCTGATCAGATAGGGCAATGAGTCGGCGGACGCGGTCATGTTTCGTCTCTTCGTCCACTTGGTCCGGCATGCGCGCCGCCGGTGTGCCAGTCCGCTTCGAATACGGAAAGACGTGCAGCTCGGAAAACTGCTGCTCGCGGATAAAGTGGTACGTTTCCATAAATTCCTCTTCCGTTTCACCCGGAAAACCGACGATGACATCGGACGTTACGGCGAGTTCCGGGAACACTTCCCGCAGGCGGGCAAGCCGCTCGGCGAAAAATTCCACCGTATATTTGCGGCGCATCCGCTTGAGCACCGTGTTCGACCCGGATTGAAGCGGAATGTGCAAATGGCGAACGATTTTGTCCGAACGCTGCAACACATCGATCACTTCATCGGTAATTTGGCTCGCCTCAATCGACGAAATGCGAATCCGTTTCAGCCCCGGCACTTGCTCATCCAAATCGCGCAGCAGCGCCGCGAAGTTATAGTCTTTTAGATCGGTGCCGTAGCCGCCCGTATGAATGCCGGTCAACACGATTTCCTTATAGCCGGCGGCGACAAGCTGGCGCGCCTGGCGGATGATTTCTTGTGGATTGCGCGAACGCATCAAGCCGCGCGCCCACGGGATGATGCAAAACGTGCAAAAGTTGTTGCACCCTTCTTGAATTTTCAACGATGCCCGCGTCCGGTCGGTGAACGACGGCACATCCATTTCCTCAAACACGCGCGTTTTCATAATGTTATGGACCGCGTTGATCGGCTGGCGCTCGCGCTGAAACTGCTCAACGTAGTCCAAAATTTTATGCCGGTCTTGCGTGCCGATGACAATATCGACGCCCGGAATCGCCATCACTTCCGCCGGCGATGTTTGCGCATAGCAGCCGGTCACGCAGACGACGGCATCCGGATTGCGGCGCACCGCACGGCGGATGACTTGGCGGCTTTTTTTGTCGCCGGTGTTCGTCACCGTGCACGTGTTGATCACATACACATCGGCGCGGCTCTCAAACTCCGTCCGTTCGTAGCCGGCCTTTTTAAACAGCTGCCAAATCGCCTCTGTTTCGTAATGATTGACTTTGCAGCCTAATGTATGGAAAGCCACTGTTGGCATGTTGTTCACCTCACTGCAGGCCATGCCGCTGAGCCAGCAGCATGACTGAATTTGTTCAAACCGTTGATTACTGTTGCGCCGCCTCCCAATCTGGCGCGCGCAGCTCCCATTCATAGGAAGCCGCGGCAAGCAGATAAAGCGGCGCCGTTTCCGTGCGCAAAATGCGCGGGCCAAGGCTGCACGGCAAAAAGCCGCCTTGTCGGAGCCGCTTTGCCTCCTCAGGGCTAAATCCACCCTCAGGTCCGAACACGGCTAGCAGCGTGCCGCCGGGCTTGAGGCCGGCAAGCAGCGCCGGCAGCGAACCGTGCCGTCCCCCGCGCCCTTCTTCTTCATAGGCGAATAGACGTTGATCCACCGTTTCGCCAAAAGCAAGCAGCGCGTCCAGCGAAAGCGGCGCCCGCACCTCGGGCAATGACGTGCGTTCCGCCTGTTCGGCCGCCTCTTTCGCAATTTTTTTCCACCGTTCCACTTTTTTCTCCGCTTTCTTCATGTCCCATTTGACGACCGAACGGGCGGCGAAAAACGGCAGAAAGCCGGCGGCGCCAAGCTCCGTCCCTTTTTGGATGACAAACTCCCACTTTTCGCCTTTCGGCAGCCCCTGGGCGATATAAATGCGCACCGGCAATTCGCGCCCCTCTTCCTTCCATTGTACAATACGGGCGCGCACATGCTCACTGGCAATTTGTTCAATGCTGCATACAGCCGTGCGCCCGTCCGGAAAGACGCAAGCGATCGCATCCCCCGGCTTCATGCGCATGACGCGGGCGATATGGTGCGCGTCAGCGCCGCTGATCGTGACGACTTCGCCTCGGCGCTCCCGTTCGGAAACGAAATATCGCTGCAACGAACATCCCTTCTTTGTTTACGACTTGATGGCGACTAACGCGACCCAATCTTCCATCACGTTCACTTCCTCAATGACAAACCCAGCCGCCAGCAGCCCGTCTTTGACGTCCTGCTTTTTCGCCTGGATGATGCCGGAGGTGATGAAGCGGCCGCCCGGCTTCAGCAGCCGGAAAGCGTCGGAGGCAAAACGCAAAATGATTTCCGCCAAAATGTTGGCGACAATCACATCAGCCGGCTCATCGACATGGTCAAGCAAATTGTTTTGCGCCACCGTAACGACCGACTGCACTTTATTGAGCTTGACGTTCAGCCGTGCGCTGTCGACTGCGACCGGATCCAAATCGAACGCCCGCACCGACCGGGCGCCGAGCATCGCCGCAGCGATGCTTAAAATGCCGGAGCCGGTGCCGACGTCAATGACCGCATCGCCGGGGCGCACATATTTTTCGAGCGCCTGCAGGCACATGACCGTCGTCGGGTGGGTGCCGGTGCCAAACGCCATGCCCGGATCCATTTCAATGATCAACTCATCATCGGAAACCGGCTCATACGTTTCCCACGTCGGCACGATCGTAAACTTCTCCGACACTTTCACCGGATGATAATGCTTTTTCCACGCCGTCGCCCACTCTTCCTCATTCACTTCGCTCAATGTAATCTTATTTTTTCCAAGGTCAATATCATATAGCCATAAATTGTTAATCGCTTGTTTAATTTGTTCGACCGTTTCGCCAAGAA
This genomic window contains:
- a CDS encoding sporulation protein YqfC translates to MVKKWRQQMKRWMAEKLELPADIVMDLPRITMVGHIHIYIENHRGLLAFSDKELRLLLRNGQLLVRGEQFVIKTILPEEILLEGKISQVVYIEEDKR
- the yqeY gene encoding glutamyl-tRNA(Gln) amidotransferase subunit E, whose protein sequence is MSLLDRLNDDMKQAMKNKEKEKLSVLRMLKAALQNEAIKLGKSPLSEDEELTVLSRELKQRKDSLREFENAGRSDLVEKVKTEIDIVQSYMPKPLTEDELRELIEQTIKEVGASSKADMGKVMSAIMPKVKGKADGSLVNKLVQQQLS
- the rpsU gene encoding 30S ribosomal protein S21, which translates into the protein MSKTIVRKNESIDDALRRFKRAVSKTGTLQEVRKREFYEKPSVRRKKKSEAARKRKH
- a CDS encoding Na/Pi-cotransporter II-related protein, with the protein product MGPLLMLFAIYTAIFLIGMFMMKAGFYALSGHRLKRWLMRFTAAPWQGFLTGMAATALVQSSSAVMVMTVGLVATGYLSFRQSIGIILGSNIGSTVTTELMTLDIGDGAIPLLIGGALLVFIGRRRFVYSIGMIAVGLAALLFAMNGFSSLAKPLADYPLVDAWLKQTNSSTAIGLFVGIALTALVHSSAATIGIAMGFLNEQLLTLPAAIAILLGANIGTCITGLLASIGSSKEAQLTAYTHLWLNVAGVAVFAFWTEPFARFAAMLSPAPDVQLAHVSVLFNTICSAAALPFVGIIETAILRLHGQKRA
- the deoC2 gene encoding Deoxyribose-phosphate aldolase 2; this translates as MTVNIANMIDHTLLKPEATEEQIVQLCAEAKQYGFASVCVNPSWVKTAARELSGTDVRVCTVIGFPLGATTPETKAFETKNAIENGAREVDMVINIGALKSGADDWVERDIRAVVEAAAGKALVKVIIETALLTDDEKVRACQLAVKAGADYVKTSTGFSGGGATVEDVALMRKTVGDNVGVKASGGVRDRKTAEAMIEAGATRIGTSSGVAIVSGQTGRADY
- the miaB_2 gene encoding (Dimethylallyl)adenosine tRNA methylthiotransferase MiaB translates to MPTVAFHTLGCKVNHYETEAIWQLFKKAGYERTEFESRADVYVINTCTVTNTGDKKSRQVIRRAVRRNPDAVVCVTGCYAQTSPAEVMAIPGVDIVIGTQDRHKILDYVEQFQRERQPINAVHNIMKTRVFEEMDVPSFTDRTRASLKIQEGCNNFCTFCIIPWARGLMRSRNPQEIIRQARQLVAAGYKEIVLTGIHTGGYGTDLKDYNFAALLRDLDEQVPGLKRIRISSIEASQITDEVIDVLQRSDKIVRHLHIPLQSGSNTVLKRMRRKYTVEFFAERLARLREVFPELAVTSDVIVGFPGETEEEFMETYHFIREQQFSELHVFPYSKRTGTPAARMPDQVDEETKHDRVRRLIALSDQLAKEYASRFEGHVLEVIPEEQDKDHPGMYIGYTDNYLKVRFPGTEEMVGELVKVKITKAGYPYNEGEFVRIVPDGAAHSVKLSS
- the rsmE gene encoding Ribosomal RNA small subunit methyltransferase E, which produces MQRYFVSERERRGEVVTISGADAHHIARVMRMKPGDAIACVFPDGRTAVCSIEQIASEHVRARIVQWKEEGRELPVRIYIAQGLPKGEKWEFVIQKGTELGAAGFLPFFAARSVVKWDMKKAEKKVERWKKIAKEAAEQAERTSLPEVRAPLSLDALLAFGETVDQRLFAYEEEGRGGRHGSLPALLAGLKPGGTLLAVFGPEGGFSPEEAKRLRQGGFLPCSLGPRILRTETAPLYLLAAASYEWELRAPDWEAAQQ
- the prmA gene encoding Ribosomal protein L11 methyltransferase — translated: MKWSEISIHTTHEAVEAISNILHEAGAGGVVIEDPYDLVKDRDDWYGEIVELNPDDYPEEGVIIKAYLPVNSFLGETVEQIKQAINNLWLYDIDLGKNKITLSEVNEEEWATAWKKHYHPVKVSEKFTIVPTWETYEPVSDDELIIEMDPGMAFGTGTHPTTVMCLQALEKYVRPGDAVIDVGTGSGILSIAAAMLGARSVRAFDLDPVAVDSARLNVKLNKVQSVVTVAQNNLLDHVDEPADVIVANILAEIILRFASDAFRLLKPGGRFITSGIIQAKKQDVKDGLLAAGFVIEEVNVMEDWVALVAIKS